Proteins encoded within one genomic window of Salipaludibacillus agaradhaerens:
- a CDS encoding DUF948 domain-containing protein — translation MDWLGIAVFILSLACAGFVIILIPVMKKLAATLENTAATVETVNKSIGEMAGEATVLLYNTNETLADVNDKIGKLNPLFDIIHDTGESAHHLTSTLVKFTSNKAERGEAAAQFTDKNNLEGLLRGAAFIYYLRQMKKERDK, via the coding sequence ATGGACTGGTTAGGGATTGCAGTATTTATTTTATCATTAGCTTGCGCTGGATTCGTCATTATTTTAATTCCTGTTATGAAGAAGCTTGCTGCTACACTTGAGAATACAGCAGCCACGGTGGAAACAGTTAATAAAAGCATTGGAGAAATGGCAGGAGAAGCCACAGTACTTTTGTATAACACGAACGAAACATTGGCCGACGTAAATGACAAAATTGGAAAGCTTAATCCACTGTTTGATATTATTCATGATACAGGAGAATCAGCACATCATTTAACATCCACCTTAGTCAAATTCACATCAAATAAAGCTGAACGTGGAGAAGCAGCTGCTCAATTTACTGATAAAAACAATTTGGAAGGTCTATTGAGAGGCGCTGCATTTATTTATTATTTAAGACAAATGAAAAAAGAACGAGACAAATAA
- a CDS encoding response regulator transcription factor, whose product MIKIVLAEDQQMLRGALGLLLNLEKDMDVVGQASDGEEALSLIHKLNPDVCLLDIEMPLKSGLQVAESLKRDGHPCKVIILTTFARPGYFERAIEADVFGYLLKDGPSEELAEAIRNVMKGKREIAPELVFVQSKQKNPLTDREQEILTCVREGKTVKEISKTLYLSNGTVRNYISEAIAKLETKNRMEAVKVAEEKGWI is encoded by the coding sequence ATGATTAAAATAGTGTTAGCGGAAGATCAACAAATGCTAAGGGGAGCCCTCGGGCTCTTACTTAACCTTGAAAAAGATATGGACGTAGTCGGCCAGGCCTCTGATGGGGAAGAAGCCCTTTCATTGATTCATAAACTTAATCCGGATGTGTGCTTACTTGATATTGAAATGCCACTTAAATCTGGTCTTCAAGTCGCCGAGTCGCTTAAACGTGACGGTCATCCATGTAAAGTGATTATTTTAACGACGTTCGCACGCCCAGGTTATTTTGAGCGGGCCATTGAAGCCGATGTTTTCGGGTATTTACTGAAAGATGGGCCAAGTGAGGAACTAGCTGAAGCCATCAGAAACGTGATGAAAGGGAAAAGGGAAATAGCTCCTGAATTAGTGTTTGTTCAGAGTAAACAAAAAAACCCGCTCACAGATCGTGAACAAGAAATTTTGACTTGCGTCCGTGAAGGCAAAACAGTGAAAGAAATTAGTAAAACCCTTTATTTATCAAACGGAACAGTGAGAAATTATATTTCTGAAGCTATCGCAAAGCTTGAAACGAAAAACAGAATGGAAGCCGTGAAAGTGGCTGAAGAAAAAGGGTGGATATAA
- a CDS encoding ABC transporter permease, with protein MKLIWCQCRAEIVRLLRNPYYVFSSLLMPIMFYIIFTKLVNTGVPDQEAWQAHYLMSMTTFSVMGSAILTLGIRNVQERSQGWATFMKVTPLPDHLYFFAKMVGQSVIHILSVIVIFTVGAIVNNVSLPLMTWLTAGSWIVIASFAFMALGTLVGTMKKVDTAVGVGNVIFLGMAITGGMWMPLESFPALMQSIGKWLPSHSFTDSAWAIVSGGWPEVRHIALLLAYTVVFILLSSYIRRKQEAGT; from the coding sequence ATGAAACTCATATGGTGTCAGTGTCGAGCAGAAATAGTCAGGCTTTTAAGAAATCCTTATTACGTCTTCTCGTCCTTATTAATGCCTATTATGTTCTACATTATTTTCACAAAGCTTGTCAACACAGGGGTTCCCGATCAAGAGGCGTGGCAAGCTCATTATTTAATGTCGATGACGACGTTTAGTGTAATGGGTTCAGCCATTTTAACACTTGGGATTCGAAATGTTCAAGAGCGGAGCCAAGGGTGGGCCACTTTCATGAAGGTAACTCCTCTTCCCGATCATCTTTACTTCTTTGCTAAAATGGTGGGCCAGTCCGTCATCCACATTTTATCGGTCATCGTCATTTTCACTGTTGGAGCCATCGTTAATAATGTCTCACTTCCTCTTATGACGTGGCTCACTGCAGGTAGTTGGATCGTCATCGCTTCCTTCGCCTTTATGGCATTAGGAACGTTGGTAGGGACAATGAAAAAGGTAGATACAGCTGTAGGTGTTGGGAATGTCATTTTTCTTGGGATGGCGATCACTGGAGGGATGTGGATGCCGTTAGAGTCCTTTCCTGCCCTGATGCAATCTATCGGTAAATGGCTCCCTTCCCACAGCTTTACGGATAGTGCTTGGGCTATTGTATCAGGTGGATGGCCTGAAGTAAGACATATTGCCTTGTTACTCGCCTACACGGTTGTGTTTATTCTACTATCAAGCTATATTAGAAGAAAACAGGAAGCGGGGACATAA
- a CDS encoding DUF4269 domain-containing protein: MFQAIKKTQIFEKLTAYQPTVCGTFPLGIHLYDSDVDVILNVSDFTRFDDMVISLYGDEKGFTQKRRIIRGQPVTKATFLIDDVPFDLFGQDQPVTAQYAYLHMMIEHRLLARDSTMKGKIIKLKKQGYKTESAFFRLLGLQGDPYEQLLIYGKSEGLIETS, translated from the coding sequence GTGTTTCAGGCGATAAAGAAGACACAGATTTTTGAGAAATTAACAGCGTATCAACCGACTGTGTGTGGCACCTTCCCTTTAGGGATTCATCTCTATGATTCCGATGTGGATGTTATTTTGAACGTGTCGGATTTCACACGCTTTGATGACATGGTGATCTCTCTTTATGGAGACGAGAAAGGATTTACACAAAAACGTCGAATAATCAGAGGACAGCCAGTGACAAAAGCGACGTTCTTAATAGACGACGTTCCTTTTGATTTATTCGGTCAAGATCAGCCTGTTACAGCACAATACGCTTACTTACATATGATGATTGAACATCGGTTGTTAGCGAGGGATTCTACTATGAAAGGCAAGATCATTAAGTTAAAAAAACAAGGGTATAAAACGGAATCCGCTTTTTTCCGTTTATTAGGACTTCAAGGAGACCCTTATGAGCAATTACTGATATATGGAAAGTCTGAAGGGCTGATTGAAACATCATGA
- a CDS encoding sensor histidine kinase — protein MTADRHTFELFPKDQGILPYVFLLYVLLPIANLMSEPSHIQLFGYSLLVIFIITYRQLYFTLDTPSYSFWIALQLAIILTLVIINSLFNVFLCFFTAHFISLYKEKRAFFIAWSGLLLVILLSTGMTWSALSLNDLIVLIPFILIMLSTPIGYREMTKKAALEKQLDQANDRIKELVKLEERTRISRDLHDTLGHTLSFITLKSQVIAKTAVNDPYLAQQEAKDIETTSRTALKQMRELVSDMQTTSLTAEIAHAELILQAAQIDFKYSNVTLPESSPKLAENILGLCLREAVTNVVKHSHASRCEVSLSEHPSRLQLSVWDNGKGINKENGSGTGLKGMTERLALLDGKMTISSSEGTTLTCVIPLSIKEMRTGASL, from the coding sequence ATGACGGCTGACCGCCACACGTTTGAGCTTTTTCCGAAAGACCAAGGAATCCTTCCTTACGTGTTTTTATTATATGTGTTATTACCGATAGCTAATTTAATGAGTGAACCTAGTCATATTCAACTGTTTGGCTATAGTCTCCTTGTCATTTTTATTATCACTTACAGACAGTTATATTTCACACTAGATACACCGAGCTATTCATTTTGGATTGCCCTTCAATTAGCGATCATTTTGACACTCGTTATCATTAATTCTCTTTTCAATGTATTCCTTTGTTTTTTTACAGCCCATTTTATTAGCTTGTACAAAGAGAAAAGGGCTTTCTTTATAGCATGGTCAGGTTTACTCCTTGTGATTTTACTGAGCACGGGCATGACATGGTCCGCCCTCTCTTTAAACGATTTAATAGTTCTCATTCCTTTTATACTCATTATGTTGTCAACACCTATTGGATATAGAGAGATGACTAAAAAAGCGGCGCTTGAAAAACAACTTGACCAAGCAAATGATCGTATTAAAGAACTGGTAAAGCTAGAAGAGAGAACACGAATATCCCGAGACCTTCACGATACGCTTGGTCACACGCTATCTTTTATTACATTAAAAAGCCAAGTCATCGCTAAAACAGCTGTTAACGATCCTTATTTAGCGCAACAGGAAGCAAAAGACATCGAAACGACGTCAAGGACAGCTTTAAAGCAAATGAGAGAGCTCGTGTCAGACATGCAAACGACGAGTCTCACAGCTGAAATCGCACATGCTGAGCTCATTCTTCAAGCTGCGCAAATAGACTTTAAGTATTCGAACGTCACTCTCCCAGAATCTTCTCCTAAACTAGCAGAGAATATTCTTGGTCTTTGTCTTCGAGAAGCGGTCACGAATGTCGTTAAGCACAGTCACGCCTCACGTTGTGAGGTTTCATTAAGTGAGCATCCTTCTCGCCTCCAACTATCTGTTTGGGATAATGGTAAAGGCATTAATAAAGAAAACGGTTCTGGTACGGGATTAAAGGGCATGACAGAGCGGCTAGCTCTTCTTGATGGTAAGATGACGATCAGTTCATCTGAAGGCACGACGTTAACATGTGTCATCCCTCTTTCCATTAAAGAAATGCGAACAGGAGCGTCATTATGA
- a CDS encoding group I truncated hemoglobin has translation MTTLYDKLGGESAIETAVDRFYDKVLADETVNHFFTNTDMTKQRQHQTKFLSYALGGPHQYSGLSMEKAHENMNIQPEHFNAIANHLKATLEELNVSDDDIEQVMEKVATLAPNIMYK, from the coding sequence ATGACCACACTTTATGACAAGCTAGGTGGCGAATCAGCCATTGAAACAGCCGTAGACAGATTTTATGATAAGGTCTTAGCGGATGAAACGGTAAATCATTTTTTCACCAACACTGATATGACAAAACAGCGCCAGCATCAAACTAAGTTTTTATCATATGCACTAGGTGGACCGCACCAATATAGTGGTCTTTCAATGGAGAAAGCTCATGAGAATATGAACATTCAACCAGAACACTTTAATGCGATTGCTAACCATTTAAAAGCGACTCTCGAAGAGTTAAACGTTTCTGACGATGACATTGAGCAGGTCATGGAAAAAGTGGCGACTTTAGCGCCGAATATTATGTATAAATAA
- a CDS encoding DinB family protein, with protein MKDYPLISVNGYSEKIGALVWMLENARSVTLDEVMALNEDKLDTRLQGNGNTIATLLMHIAAIEYVHQILTFEQRDLTEKEYAKWQSALELGEKACEVYKQQPLSYYITVLQQVREQTLTFLKTQHDSWLFEEDKWPNGVPINHYYLWYHMLEDEISHRGQIRMMIRQLSENKCH; from the coding sequence ATGAAGGATTATCCTCTAATCTCTGTTAACGGATACTCAGAAAAAATAGGTGCCCTTGTCTGGATGCTTGAAAATGCTAGAAGCGTGACATTGGATGAGGTGATGGCACTTAATGAGGATAAATTAGATACCCGCCTTCAAGGCAACGGGAATACCATTGCGACACTTTTAATGCACATAGCGGCAATTGAATACGTGCACCAAATTCTCACATTTGAACAACGAGACTTAACCGAGAAAGAATATGCTAAATGGCAGTCAGCTTTAGAGCTTGGAGAAAAAGCTTGTGAGGTCTATAAACAACAGCCGTTGAGCTATTATATAACGGTCTTACAGCAAGTGAGAGAACAAACATTAACGTTCTTAAAAACCCAACATGACAGCTGGCTGTTTGAAGAAGATAAATGGCCTAATGGCGTGCCGATTAATCATTATTATCTTTGGTATCATATGTTAGAGGACGAAATTAGCCATCGTGGCCAAATAAGAATGATGATACGGCAATTAAGTGAAAACAAATGTCATTGA
- a CDS encoding ABC transporter substrate-binding protein: MMKKVILFPLSLLFIVVLASCNSADTRHETSTDTNNEDVTTDERLITHEGGETTIVGTPEKIAVLDYRLADTLIALDIRPHAMTTYLGETNLPYIENTSLEGIVPLGDDVNIEALLEAKPDLIIARTSEEGIYDSLSKIAPTILLSAPDDWRDSFKEVAAIVDKEEKAEEWLKDYDEKAEALRTKLEENIEADETFLYLRVMPKEIRVHGTDFNLSATLFHDLELTPVEGLENLDKVETISLEALTTYDADHIFLENGGPNAVDDPEAEEQLNTLMESAIWNSLTAVENDQVYFMPPWVISDYPNIKNKSLDLIEEALIE; the protein is encoded by the coding sequence ATGATGAAAAAAGTTATTTTATTTCCTTTAAGCCTACTCTTCATTGTTGTACTGGCTTCTTGTAATAGTGCTGACACACGTCATGAAACAAGTACAGACACTAACAATGAAGACGTGACTACAGATGAACGGCTTATTACTCATGAAGGCGGTGAGACAACCATTGTGGGAACACCTGAAAAAATTGCTGTCCTTGATTATCGTCTTGCAGACACATTGATAGCTTTAGATATAAGGCCTCATGCTATGACGACTTATTTAGGTGAGACAAACCTCCCTTACATAGAGAACACGTCCCTCGAAGGCATAGTGCCTCTTGGGGATGATGTCAACATTGAGGCATTATTAGAGGCCAAGCCTGACCTTATTATTGCGCGAACAAGTGAAGAAGGGATTTATGATTCATTAAGCAAAATTGCGCCTACCATTCTTTTATCTGCACCGGATGATTGGCGGGATAGCTTTAAAGAAGTTGCCGCTATCGTTGATAAGGAAGAGAAAGCTGAGGAATGGTTGAAAGATTATGATGAGAAAGCTGAAGCTCTCCGTACTAAGCTTGAAGAAAACATTGAAGCTGATGAAACATTCTTATATTTACGTGTTATGCCTAAAGAGATCCGTGTTCATGGGACAGACTTTAATTTGAGTGCGACACTGTTTCATGACTTAGAACTTACACCTGTGGAAGGATTGGAAAACCTTGATAAAGTTGAAACAATCTCGCTTGAGGCACTGACAACATATGATGCTGACCATATCTTTCTTGAAAATGGAGGGCCAAATGCTGTTGATGACCCAGAAGCTGAGGAGCAATTAAACACTCTTATGGAGAGCGCTATTTGGAATAGCCTAACGGCAGTAGAAAATGACCAAGTCTATTTTATGCCGCCTTGGGTCATCAGTGACTATCCAAACATTAAAAATAAATCCTTAGATCTAATTGAAGAAGCTTTAATCGAATAA
- a CDS encoding DUF5665 domain-containing protein, whose protein sequence is MPLTPDQQRRKLPSKSRGDDKRHEENERFEKLLDKLEDMTTKGHLKDMAYHFTNKKEVIKVNLLAGVARGVGLTLGTAIFLGIFFLILYNTVSLPVIGDYIAQLLDMIETYRQE, encoded by the coding sequence TTGCCTTTAACACCTGATCAACAAAGACGAAAATTACCTTCAAAATCAAGAGGGGACGACAAACGGCACGAAGAAAATGAGCGCTTTGAAAAATTGTTAGATAAGCTGGAAGATATGACGACAAAGGGGCATTTGAAAGATATGGCTTATCATTTCACAAATAAAAAGGAAGTGATAAAGGTCAATCTCCTGGCAGGTGTTGCTCGCGGCGTCGGTCTCACATTAGGGACAGCTATTTTTCTTGGTATCTTCTTTCTCATTTTATACAATACCGTGTCATTGCCTGTTATAGGTGATTATATTGCACAACTGTTGGACATGATTGAAACGTATCGACAAGAATAA
- a CDS encoding HD domain-containing protein: protein MIVTDPLYGSFNVDKVLANIIESEPVQRLKGIHQGGASYLVNRDWNVTRYEHSLGTMLLVKHLGGSLEEQIAALLHDVSHTAFSHVIDAVFEHDQEDYHEKIYEQVIGKSDLPIILLQHGYDYEELLFDHGQWQLLEQPPPTLCADRVDYTLRDMYTYGHITKEEVTKFIADLTVIEGEMAVKTVSSAEWFVSTYFKEVIGFFMHPLNVYGYEALASLLKTALNANILTEDDFLDDDARVMAKLTASSNKGIQTQLSRLHPHVTVVEADTHYTFHRKNKVRLIDPLVYTDGGLKPVSHLSEKAKSMINQTKEKALAGSYVKVIAY from the coding sequence ATGATCGTAACAGACCCGTTGTACGGATCGTTTAACGTAGACAAGGTGTTAGCTAATATTATTGAGAGTGAGCCAGTCCAAAGATTGAAAGGGATTCACCAAGGAGGGGCGAGCTACTTAGTAAACCGTGATTGGAATGTGACGAGATATGAGCATTCTTTAGGTACGATGCTGCTCGTCAAACATCTAGGTGGTTCCTTAGAAGAACAAATAGCTGCGCTGTTACACGATGTCTCTCACACTGCCTTTTCTCACGTGATCGACGCTGTTTTCGAGCATGACCAAGAGGATTATCATGAAAAAATCTATGAACAAGTGATTGGAAAGTCAGACTTACCGATCATATTATTACAACACGGTTACGACTATGAGGAACTGCTTTTTGACCATGGCCAGTGGCAGTTACTTGAACAGCCACCCCCGACACTTTGCGCCGATAGAGTGGATTATACGTTACGTGATATGTATACATATGGTCATATTACGAAGGAGGAGGTCACCAAGTTTATCGCTGATCTGACTGTAATTGAAGGGGAAATGGCGGTGAAGACGGTGTCGTCGGCTGAGTGGTTTGTCAGCACTTATTTTAAAGAAGTCATTGGCTTTTTCATGCACCCTTTAAATGTATACGGATATGAAGCGCTGGCGAGTTTATTAAAAACGGCGCTCAACGCAAACATTCTGACGGAGGATGATTTTTTGGACGATGACGCCCGGGTGATGGCAAAGTTAACAGCCTCTTCAAACAAAGGTATTCAAACACAATTAAGCAGGTTGCATCCGCATGTAACGGTCGTTGAAGCGGATACTCACTATACTTTTCATCGGAAAAATAAAGTGAGGCTCATTGATCCTCTCGTGTATACTGATGGGGGTTTGAAGCCTGTTTCTCACCTCTCCGAGAAGGCTAAAAGCATGATTAATCAGACTAAAGAAAAAGCGTTGGCAGGCTCGTATGTGAAAGTGATTGCTTATTGA
- a CDS encoding pirin family protein, whose amino-acid sequence MIAYLLKKKKGKTLNRLIKDHWYVQYSEETLPAIQKGWVLPVDKWADCDPFILMAEDWFKKGTFPDHPHRGFQTVTYVIDGRLEHIDNAGGRDILQAGDVQYMNAGWAARHAEDGVENDIAHTLQLWVNLPKEKKKTDTFYQNVYAEKAPVVAIPGGTLKVFSGSIAGITGPLQTIVPMTLTEINLEEGAEYIHRTPANHNAFLYVLSGDVTIGKGGDEEVQLKKHGVATFQYDETGDSHVESDCRLIANERRTKLLFYSGLPIKEHIVPYGPFVMNTMDEIKEAYRDYHDGKFGPPAI is encoded by the coding sequence ATGATAGCTTACTTACTAAAAAAAAAGAAGGGAAAGACATTGAATAGACTCATAAAAGATCATTGGTACGTTCAATATAGTGAAGAAACGCTTCCCGCTATTCAAAAAGGATGGGTATTGCCAGTAGACAAATGGGCTGACTGTGACCCTTTTATTTTAATGGCCGAAGATTGGTTTAAAAAAGGAACATTTCCTGATCATCCTCATAGAGGCTTTCAAACGGTCACGTATGTGATTGACGGTCGCCTAGAGCATATTGATAATGCAGGAGGCAGAGACATTTTACAAGCTGGTGATGTTCAATATATGAATGCTGGCTGGGCAGCAAGACACGCAGAAGACGGGGTAGAAAATGATATTGCCCACACCTTGCAATTGTGGGTAAATTTGCCGAAAGAAAAGAAAAAAACTGATACTTTTTATCAAAATGTCTATGCGGAAAAGGCGCCTGTCGTCGCAATTCCCGGTGGTACCTTAAAAGTGTTCTCCGGCTCTATTGCAGGCATAACAGGGCCTTTACAAACAATCGTCCCTATGACATTAACGGAAATTAATTTAGAGGAAGGAGCCGAATACATCCACCGTACTCCTGCTAATCACAATGCTTTCTTATACGTCCTATCGGGCGACGTGACGATTGGTAAAGGGGGAGACGAAGAGGTACAGCTTAAAAAACACGGTGTTGCTACGTTTCAATACGATGAAACGGGAGATTCCCACGTAGAGAGTGATTGTCGATTGATTGCTAACGAGCGGCGAACAAAGCTCCTTTTTTATAGCGGTTTACCTATTAAGGAACACATTGTTCCGTACGGACCTTTCGTCATGAACACGATGGATGAAATTAAAGAAGCTTATCGTGATTACCACGACGGAAAATTCGGTCCACCGGCCATTTAA
- a CDS encoding GNAT family N-acetyltransferase yields the protein MNPILLDFPNEMTSDRLIIRLPQYGDGEAVHEAIAASDELKKWLPFAKKEQTPEEVEINVREAHINFLKREDLRLHIFEKETGQFIGCSGLHRIDWEVPKVEIGYWLDSRYTGKGYITEAVERITQFAFQELKAKRVEIRCDPKNKKSRAVPERLNFELEGIIRNDEWSMDGKELRDTCIFAKVSESISWGEQ from the coding sequence ATGAATCCAATATTACTAGATTTTCCAAATGAAATGACATCGGATCGACTTATCATTAGGTTGCCACAATATGGTGACGGAGAAGCCGTTCACGAAGCTATAGCAGCTTCTGATGAATTGAAAAAATGGCTTCCGTTTGCGAAGAAAGAGCAAACGCCTGAAGAGGTGGAAATCAATGTACGAGAGGCACACATTAACTTTTTAAAGCGTGAAGATTTACGACTTCACATCTTTGAAAAAGAAACAGGTCAGTTTATAGGTTGTTCCGGTCTCCATCGTATTGATTGGGAGGTACCGAAAGTTGAAATCGGTTATTGGCTTGATTCACGTTATACAGGAAAAGGTTATATCACTGAAGCCGTGGAACGAATAACACAATTTGCTTTCCAAGAATTAAAAGCGAAACGAGTGGAAATTAGATGTGACCCTAAAAACAAGAAAAGTCGCGCGGTCCCTGAACGACTGAACTTTGAGCTTGAGGGCATCATTAGAAATGATGAATGGTCAATGGACGGGAAGGAATTAAGGGATACATGCATTTTTGCTAAAGTGAGCGAATCGATATCATGGGGAGAGCAATGA
- a CDS encoding ABC transporter permease: protein MLSLLKNEWIKLWNKKQTWAFAALIIAISFGAALLFSLVLTEDVASEDGWEMTLEREIAEQEEILASEPDDEWEIEYAESVIAENEQLLEAGVDPNANNNMIFLNDSFLFVASFITLFSVIVASSIVSSEIDNNTMKHLLIRPYERWQILLSKFVTVLAFTLTLIGLLLVSNLIFGTLFFGTGSFSSPVSELTMNEGNVITAVNEVLPAKIGLYFLNMLMFVIISFAISILFKSQTLAVGIGIFILFSTSILQGLTMLLEEYAWYKFIFLPHLSLPTYAVEDHILQDVGLGFSLMILAIYGIIFMAACFTYFQKRDLAD, encoded by the coding sequence ATGTTGTCCTTATTAAAAAATGAATGGATTAAGTTATGGAATAAAAAACAAACGTGGGCATTCGCTGCCCTTATTATCGCCATTTCTTTCGGTGCTGCCCTTTTATTTTCTCTTGTTCTTACGGAGGATGTAGCGAGTGAGGACGGGTGGGAAATGACCCTAGAAAGGGAGATTGCGGAACAAGAAGAAATACTAGCAAGTGAGCCTGATGATGAATGGGAGATTGAATATGCAGAAAGTGTCATTGCAGAGAATGAACAGCTATTAGAAGCAGGTGTGGATCCAAATGCTAACAACAACATGATTTTCTTAAACGATTCATTTCTTTTTGTGGCATCATTTATCACACTCTTTTCTGTTATTGTTGCCAGCTCAATTGTGTCTTCTGAGATTGATAATAACACGATGAAGCATTTGCTCATTCGACCTTATGAGCGCTGGCAAATTCTTTTATCAAAATTTGTTACGGTATTAGCTTTTACGCTAACGCTTATCGGGTTATTACTCGTTAGTAATCTGATCTTTGGTACACTCTTCTTTGGGACAGGTAGTTTCTCATCTCCTGTTAGCGAATTAACGATGAACGAAGGAAATGTCATAACGGCTGTTAATGAGGTTTTGCCGGCAAAGATTGGTCTCTATTTCTTAAATATGCTGATGTTTGTCATCATTTCCTTTGCCATTTCTATTTTATTTAAAAGTCAAACATTGGCAGTCGGTATTGGGATATTCATTTTATTTAGCACCTCGATCCTCCAAGGTTTAACAATGTTGCTAGAGGAGTATGCGTGGTATAAATTTATTTTCCTGCCGCATTTAAGTTTACCGACATATGCCGTGGAAGATCACATTTTACAAGATGTCGGTCTTGGCTTTTCCTTAATGATCTTAGCCATTTACGGAATTATTTTTATGGCTGCATGCTTCACCTACTTCCAAAAACGTGATTTGGCGGATTAA
- a CDS encoding ABC transporter ATP-binding protein, producing the protein MSEIVLDISNLTKRVQKNKKIVDSASFQMKKGEILGLLGPNGAGKTTTIRMIVGLIKKTEGSVKINGRDLDEEGQACKSEVGAIVENPAFYDYMSGYKNLQQYGRMAKKEIPPERYEEVIELVKLKHAINDKVKKYSLGMKQRLGVAQALLHNPAVLILDEPTNGLDPKGIRELRDYLQQLANEGISTLVSSHLLSEMQLMCDRVVIMEQGKIINVTTIESLNESNETEDQVIALRLNASQVNKANDLLNAMETVTVMEKENGHILVVKTSYDHIPTLNKKLVEAAIDIYAIELRKASLEDKFLALTADGEAKLQKEAE; encoded by the coding sequence ATGAGTGAAATTGTGTTAGACATTAGTAATCTTACGAAGCGTGTACAAAAGAATAAAAAAATTGTTGATAGCGCCTCGTTTCAAATGAAAAAAGGGGAAATTCTCGGTCTGCTAGGACCTAATGGAGCAGGTAAAACAACGACGATTCGCATGATTGTCGGCCTCATTAAAAAAACGGAAGGAAGCGTCAAAATTAATGGACGCGACCTTGATGAAGAAGGACAGGCGTGTAAATCAGAAGTTGGTGCTATCGTTGAAAACCCAGCCTTCTACGATTATATGAGTGGTTATAAAAATTTACAGCAATACGGCCGTATGGCGAAAAAGGAGATTCCTCCGGAGCGTTATGAGGAAGTGATTGAGCTTGTAAAATTAAAGCATGCCATCAACGATAAAGTGAAAAAATATAGTTTAGGGATGAAGCAACGTTTAGGTGTGGCGCAAGCACTACTACATAATCCCGCTGTGTTAATTTTAGATGAACCGACAAATGGACTCGATCCTAAAGGAATTAGAGAGCTCCGTGATTATTTACAACAACTAGCGAATGAAGGGATTTCAACACTGGTTTCTTCCCATTTATTATCCGAAATGCAATTAATGTGTGACAGAGTAGTTATTATGGAACAAGGCAAAATTATAAATGTGACGACTATTGAAAGCTTGAATGAAAGTAATGAAACAGAAGATCAAGTGATTGCTTTACGTCTTAATGCATCACAGGTTAACAAAGCTAATGACTTATTAAATGCTATGGAAACCGTTACTGTCATGGAAAAAGAAAATGGTCATATTCTTGTTGTAAAAACATCATATGACCATATTCCCACATTGAATAAAAAACTTGTTGAAGCAGCTATTGACATCTATGCTATTGAATTAAGGAAAGCCTCTTTAGAAGATAAGTTCCTTGCATTGACGGCTGATGGGGAAGCAAAGCTTCAAAAGGAGGCTGAATAA